From the Rhizobium sp. ARZ01 genome, the window CGAGTTCGTTTCCTTCCTCGGCCCGTCGGGCTGCGGCAAGACGACCGTCCTGCGCATGATCGCGGGCTTCGAGACACCGAGCGGCGGAACCATCACGGTCGCCGGCAAGAACCAGGCCGGGCTGAAGCCAAACCAGCGCAACATCGGCATGGTGTTCCAGGCCTATGCGCTGTTTCCCAACATGAACGTGTTCGACAACGTCGCCTTTGGTCTGAAGGTCGCCGGCCGGCCGAAGGACGAGATCAACGCGCGCGTGAAGGAGATGCTTGGCCTGATCAAGCTGGAACACCTTGCCGACCGCTTCCCCTACCAGCTTTCCGGCGGTCAGCAGCAGCGCGTGGCGCTCGCCCGCGCGCTCGCGCCCAAGCCGCAGGTGCTGCTTCTCGATGAGCCGCTCTCCGCACTCGACGCGAAGATCCGCGTGTCGCTGCGCGAGGAAATCCGCATGATCCAGCAGCAACTCGGGATCACGACGGTCTTCGTCACCCACGACCAGGAAGAGGCGCTGTCGATCTCCGACCGCATCGTCGTGATGAACGCCGGCTGCGCCGACCAGATCGGCACGCCCTCGGAAATCTACAATCGCCCCACCACGCGCTTCGTCGCCTCCTTCGTCGGTACCTTGAACCTGATTGAGGCAAAGGTTATCGATCCCGCCACCAACCGTATCTCGATCGGCGACCAGAGTGTGACGCTGCGCGAACCGCTCGGTCCCGTGAAAGCCGGTGATACCATCTCACTGGCACTGCGCCCGGAAGCCGGCTCGATTGCCGAGGGCGCCAAGGGGGACACGGCCCTGACCGGGGAAGTCGTCAGCAGCAATTTCCTCGGCTCGGTCGTGCGCACCCGCATGCGCGTCGGCAACAGCGTAATTTCCTTCGACATGTTCAATAGTCCGGGCCTCGTTCCACCGACGGTCGGCGAAACGGTGACCCTTCGGTTCACCGCCACCGATCTGCTGGTTATCAGGGACTGATCCAGGTTCAGGCGGCAGGTTTGGAGCGTTCCGCTCTCCTGCCGCTACTGCTCGAGACCCTTCAGATAAACGGACATCAGTTGCATCTGCGACGAGATGCCAAGCTTGCGATAGACGTTGCGCCGGTGGACTTTCACCGTCCCCGTCGAGATTGCCAGTGTCAGCCCGATCGATTCCGACGAATAGCCCTGCAGGACCAATTCAACGATGGCCGCCTCGCGGTCTGTCAGATTGAGCTTGCGCCACACCTTGTCGACGCCATTGGCTTCCTCCGAGTGCGCCCCCTTGCTCCCACGCGCGAGCGCATCGAAGCGGCGCGGGAGATCCTTCCATGCCTGCGCCACGTAGGCCGCCACGAAAGGCGCCGCGTCGGCAAGCACCGCAAATTCGGCAGCAGAGAAATACCCGCTGGACTCGCGGCGCATGAGGGACACGACGACCGTGACGTCGTTTTCGCCCGGAACGAAGAAGCCCACCTCCTCCGCAAGCTTGGTCTGGACGTAATAGGTCCTATAGTACTCGCTGGAGAAGAAGCGGTCCGGTGCGAGTTCCCGCATCCGGTAGACGCCAGACTTACCGGCGCGCGCCGCATGATAGAACGGATCGAGGAGGTAGGGCCCGGCCTGGTAGAGGCTGACAAAGATCTCGTGGTCTTCGGGATTGAAGGTGCTGAAAAGGTCTATCGGCCGATCCTTGGCGCGATAGGCGAAGATGACCACGTCATCGACATGCACAAGCGACCGCATCAGCTTGAGGAAGAGCATACCCCCTTCAGATTCGGCTATGCTATTAGGCGAAAGACATGCCGCAAGTGACTGGAAAAATGATGCAAAATCGACCCGCATGACGCTTTCGGGTTCCCCCTGTGTCAAGCGCAAAAGACTGCTGCGCTTACGAGGTATACTCCTTTCACGGCGGCAAAACGGAAAAAATACCCCTCTCGGGGTATATACCTCGTCAACACTTCCTGACTAGCATTCCACCTATAGTGAAAAGGCGGCAAAGACCGCCTGCACAACCAAAAGACTGGGAACAGACGTGACATCGGCTGATACGAACGACATCGAGTTCCGTTCGGTGACCAAGCGCTATGGCGCAGTGACCGCCGTATCGGACATCAACCTCTCCGTCCCGAAGGGAGCGTTTGTCGCGCTTCTGGGACCATCCGGTTGTGGCAAGACCACGTGCCTGCGCATGATCGGCGGCTTCGAGCAGCCGACCGAGGGCAGCGTGCTCATCGGCGGCGCCTCCATGAACGGCGTTCCCGCCTATCGCCGGCCCGTGAACATGGTGTTCCAGCAATACGCCCTTTTCCCGCACTTCGATGTGGAAGCCAACGTCGCCTATGGCCTGAAGCAATTGCGCCCGAGGCTGGCGGCATCCGAGATTTCCCGCCGTGTCGGCGAGGCTCTGGAAATGGTCCGGCTCGGCGGCTTCGCCAAACGCCGAATCCACGAGATGTCCGGCGGCCAGCAGCAGCGCGTCGCGCTTGCCCGTGCGTTGGTCAACAAGCCATCCGTTCTGCTTCTCGACGAACCACTGGCGGCTCTCGACAAGAAGCTCCGTACTGCCATGCAGATCGAATTGCAGACCCTGCAGCGCGATCTCGGGATTACCTTCGTACTCGTGACGCATGACCAGGAAGAGGCGCTATCGATGAGCGATGTCGTCTGCGTGATGAACGCCGGTCGGATCCGTCAGCTCGCCTCGCCGAAGGAGATCTACGACAACCCGACCGACCTGTTCGTCGCTGATTTCGTCGGCAAGACGAACCGGCTGTCCGCGACGGTCGACCCGGCAGACGGAAGCGTTACCCTCGCGAACGGCAAGCGGCTCGAAACCGCAAAGGCGCGCACCCTCAAGGCCGGCGAGGCAACTGTGGCCCTGCGGCCGGAAGCCATCCGCCTCACGCGCCCGTCGGACAAAAATGGCGCGCAGCTGGAGGGCACCGTCACCCACCGCATTTTCCTTGGCTCCGCAGCGGAATATTCGATCTCCGTTCCGGGACTGGGCGATCTTCTCGTCACCGCCGAGCGGCGTGGAACAAGCGACAGCGACCTCGTCGAGCCGGGCGAAACGGTCGCGATGAATTTCAATCCCGGCGAAGCGCATATCTTTCCGGCCTGAGGGGAAACAGGCCCATCACGATAAACGAAGGGAACCGTGTGATGACGAAATGGTATAGAGAGAATGCTCCGATCAGTGCCAAGGATTTCATGGACGAGCTGATGCGCCTCAAGCGCGGCTCGGTCAGCCGGCGCCATTTTCTTGGCGTCACCGGTCTCGGTCTTGCCACCGCCGTCATGGCTCGCCAGCCGGGTGTATTCAACTCCGTGGCCCACGCCGAAGATCTCGGCTCGACCATGTCGATCGCCACCTGGCCGAACTACCACGACCCCGCAACATTTGAGAACTTCACAGCCAAGACCGGGGTTGCTGTAGAGGTCAACGTCTTCGGCTCGAACGAGGAAATGCTGGCAAAACTCCAGGCCGGCGGCACCGGATGGGACCTGTTCGTTCCGACCAACTACACGATCTCCACCTACTCGAAGCTTGGTCTGATCGACCCGCTCGATCTTTCCAAGGTCCCGAATTTCGATCCCAAGACCCAGAATACCCGCTTCACGGCCGAGGGCACGGTGGATGGCACAGTCTACGCCGTTCCGAAAAACTGGGGCACGACGGGCATTGCCTTCAACTCCAGCAAGATGAAGTCGAAGGTGACGAGCTGGAAAGAGTTCTTCGAGCTCGCTGCGACCGAGGCGGACGGCCGCGCCATGGTGCACGACTATCAGTTGACCACGATCGGCAACGCACTGGTCTCCCTTGGCTATTCCTTCAATTCGATCAAGCCGGACGAGCTCGCGAAGGCCGAGGAAGTGCTGATCAAGGTCAAGCCGCATCTCTACGCCATCAACAGCGACTACCAGCCATCGATGCGCGCGACGGATGCCTGGATGACCATGTGCTGGACCAATGACGGCGCGCAGCTGAACCGCGACATGCCGGAGATCCAGTTCTTGCTCGGCGCCGATGGCGGCGAGATCTGGTCGGATTTCTATGCAATCCCGAAGAGTGCGGCCAACAAGGCGGCCGGCTATGCGCTGCTGAACTTCCTCATGGATCCGGCGAACGCGGTGAAGGAGCACATTGCGAACGGCGCGCCGACAACCGATAGCCGCGTCATGGCGCTGCTGCCGGCCGAAATCACCGGCAACAAGATCGTCTATCCCGACGAGGCTTCGCTGACCCCGCTCGAGTTCGGCGCCGCGGTAACGCTCACCGATCCGTCCCGTGCGGAACTGATGGCCCGCTTCAAATCGGCCTAGGACTTTCGTCGCCGAGAGGCGCGAGTGCCATAGCTGGATGACGGAACAGATACGAGGCTGTCCCGCT encodes:
- a CDS encoding LuxR C-terminal-related transcriptional regulator → MLFLKLMRSLVHVDDVVIFAYRAKDRPIDLFSTFNPEDHEIFVSLYQAGPYLLDPFYHAARAGKSGVYRMRELAPDRFFSSEYYRTYYVQTKLAEEVGFFVPGENDVTVVVSLMRRESSGYFSAAEFAVLADAAPFVAAYVAQAWKDLPRRFDALARGSKGAHSEEANGVDKVWRKLNLTDREAAIVELVLQGYSSESIGLTLAISTGTVKVHRRNVYRKLGISSQMQLMSVYLKGLEQ
- a CDS encoding ABC transporter ATP-binding protein, with the protein product MTSADTNDIEFRSVTKRYGAVTAVSDINLSVPKGAFVALLGPSGCGKTTCLRMIGGFEQPTEGSVLIGGASMNGVPAYRRPVNMVFQQYALFPHFDVEANVAYGLKQLRPRLAASEISRRVGEALEMVRLGGFAKRRIHEMSGGQQQRVALARALVNKPSVLLLDEPLAALDKKLRTAMQIELQTLQRDLGITFVLVTHDQEEALSMSDVVCVMNAGRIRQLASPKEIYDNPTDLFVADFVGKTNRLSATVDPADGSVTLANGKRLETAKARTLKAGEATVALRPEAIRLTRPSDKNGAQLEGTVTHRIFLGSAAEYSISVPGLGDLLVTAERRGTSDSDLVEPGETVAMNFNPGEAHIFPA
- a CDS encoding spermidine/putrescine ABC transporter substrate-binding protein, whose product is MTKWYRENAPISAKDFMDELMRLKRGSVSRRHFLGVTGLGLATAVMARQPGVFNSVAHAEDLGSTMSIATWPNYHDPATFENFTAKTGVAVEVNVFGSNEEMLAKLQAGGTGWDLFVPTNYTISTYSKLGLIDPLDLSKVPNFDPKTQNTRFTAEGTVDGTVYAVPKNWGTTGIAFNSSKMKSKVTSWKEFFELAATEADGRAMVHDYQLTTIGNALVSLGYSFNSIKPDELAKAEEVLIKVKPHLYAINSDYQPSMRATDAWMTMCWTNDGAQLNRDMPEIQFLLGADGGEIWSDFYAIPKSAANKAAGYALLNFLMDPANAVKEHIANGAPTTDSRVMALLPAEITGNKIVYPDEASLTPLEFGAAVTLTDPSRAELMARFKSA
- a CDS encoding ABC transporter ATP-binding protein, with the protein product MTFLSLSHIQKSFGQVQVVSDFNMEIEKGEFVSFLGPSGCGKTTVLRMIAGFETPSGGTITVAGKNQAGLKPNQRNIGMVFQAYALFPNMNVFDNVAFGLKVAGRPKDEINARVKEMLGLIKLEHLADRFPYQLSGGQQQRVALARALAPKPQVLLLDEPLSALDAKIRVSLREEIRMIQQQLGITTVFVTHDQEEALSISDRIVVMNAGCADQIGTPSEIYNRPTTRFVASFVGTLNLIEAKVIDPATNRISIGDQSVTLREPLGPVKAGDTISLALRPEAGSIAEGAKGDTALTGEVVSSNFLGSVVRTRMRVGNSVISFDMFNSPGLVPPTVGETVTLRFTATDLLVIRD